The Grus americana isolate bGruAme1 chromosome 24, bGruAme1.mat, whole genome shotgun sequence sequence TCCTGGTGGGCATCGCTGCCGCTATAAGTGAAGAACCTCACCCTGCGGCAGGGTCTGTCTGTGAGCCCGTGGAAGTGGAGAtgtgcctggggctgggctaCAATgccacctccttccccaacATCTGGCTGGCCATCCCAGACCAGGAGGGAGCCGCTGAGGTGCTGCAGGACTACCAGGTGAGCTGCCCGAGGGGCTGCCCACTCCACGCCACACTGTGCCACGCTCACCAGCACTCTCCCACAGACGCTGATGGAGCTCGCCTGCTACCAGcacctccgcctcctcatcTGCAGCCTCTTCGTGCCCAAGTGCACCCCAGATGGGggggtcctgcagccctgccGAGCCGTGTGCCTGGCTGCCGAGCTGCGGTGCCAGCAGTCTCTCAGCCTCCTTGGCATCCTCTGGCCCATCAACTGCAACATCCTGCCTGACTCCAATGACCCTGTAGAGTGCTTCCAGCCCTGACCTGGCGagagaagaggagcagagactgaagcagcctgcccagagctacacccccccccccccggcccccgccccagATGTCCCTTCCGTCCTCCTGCTGTTGCAAATACCCAGCTGCTGGGGTGGCCCCCATCAGCAGCACCCCATTGCCTGGCTCCTCGCCTGTCCTGGGGTCAACCCCTCTGCTCAGCGCTCAGCTTAGTGCCTGGATGCCATGGGCTTACCCACAGGATCAAGTCCCTAGAGAGCGGGTGCCCCTTCCCAGCCTTCCAGAGGGAAAGGCTTTTGCTGAAGGGGCTGTGCCCACAGgttggagctgtgctggggacacCATGCAAAGTCCCCCTTCCAAGCAGCAGGATGGTGGCAAGAGGGCTGGGCACTGCCTCCCCATCCTCAGCCGACCTCAGGTGCGTTGGCCAGAGCTGTGCATGGTTCCCAGCCCACTTCTCTCTTTCAGCCTCTCTTGGCTGCGTACAGcctccttcctgcagccctCAGGCAGCTGCTAGCCTCGCAAGGGGAAGGGTTAATGCTCCCCAGACGGAGCAAGACTGGGCAGGGGTgagccaggctgcaggcagaagaGTCCAGGGCTGCCCATGTCCCACAGCCCCAAAGCCAGCAGAATAAACAGCGTGAGCAGCTGACAAACCTGATGGAGCAGATGGCTCATTTGGGGAGGGTCTGTGTGTGGGTCCTGCCAGATCctaggggaaactgaggcacgggccAAGGGAgggaagcccgtgctggggTGGGAGGTCTGAGCAGGAATGGAGGGGTACAGGGGAGACTGCCTGTCTGCAGGGGGTAACAggctgctggctgtgccccggctgggctggggggcttGCAGGGCCCCAGGGAGACGGGTGGGTCTTGGCGGGGGTCAGGCTGGTGGCCCCATGGTGCggggaggggatcctgccccagCGAGGGCTGCGGCCCTGCTGGCTGAGCTGGCCGTGCTGGCTTCAGGCCACCCTGATGGCCACAGGCCTGGCAACACCCCGTGGCCACAAACCAGCTCCCAGCTGGCCAAAAACAACAACCCCTTCGCACCTTGGGCGAGAGGAgccaggcagctccctgccagcacccgGCCTGGCCCCAGGCATCTGAGGCAGGAAGGCTCAGCCGGTAATGTCACCCACACTGCTGTGGGCACTGGCACAGCGAGGAGAAAGCCAGCAGCGCCCGCGTGCTTCCTTCTGCCCTCATCTGCCCTGAGCCGCATGGGAAGGTCCCCTGCCCAGCCGGGGTCACTGGGAGCAGGACCCACCCTTCCCGTGCAGCTACCCCTGCTCAGGGGGCACAAGCCCACTCAATTCCTTGGCTCCTTGCGTGTCCCGGCTGCTGCAAGCAGGCTGGAGGGCACAGGGACTCCCCCCAGCCACCGGAGCACCCCACCGCTCTGGCATCTCACGGTGTCCCTTGGCCGCACTTGGTGCTGGAATGAGTTAAAGGCAAGCTGGGAGCGCTTTCAAAAGCCCGGCACGGTCCCAGCTTTGCCACATGCTCCGAGGTCCCCTAGGgccagccctgcttcctggcACGGCCGCAGTGCTTCCACaagctctgcctctgcttccacctgcctgctctgcctggcgCGTCCCTGCCCGCCCAGACCCACGGGGTGCCCCCAGGCCCTGTGCTGGCACCCCCCggctggctctgcagctcctcGCAGGTGCTCCCGGGGCTGGCGCTGCCAGCCCGTGTGTGCCCTGCCATCCCCCTCgtctcagccctgctgccaaGGCCACCCCCGAGGCTGCCGGCTGGGGGACCCACACGCCCAGAGTgccccctcttccttctgccaCGCCaaccctgcctgcctctgctgggTTTCCCTCCCTCGGCCTTTCTCTTGTCCCGCTTTCCCTCTGCTGCCTGTCTTctcatttcccttccttccGTCCTGCTGCTCCGGTGCCCAGACGTGTTCAGCCGAGGTGGTTTGCAGCCCGtgcctcctctccctttgccaggCTGTTTGTCtggctctcccttccccctgctTACAGCACTTCTGACACCatgggattatttttctttttccccttgtctTGTAGCTTTTGGCTCCCAAGGCCCTTGATTTCCTTTGGAGTTTGGGAGGAGAGACgtgaggaggagggggggtgggggtggagagGCTGCCTTTCCTAGGGCCTTCGTCAGAGCAAAGTGGTCAGGAAGAGCCGCAGCCTTTCCACGCCGGAGAGCAGCAAGGCGCCGGGGCAGGAGCCGCGAGATCGCAGTGAGTGGGGCTACCCAGCTCCGTCCGCCCCGCGTCAGGGGGAGCTGGGACTTGCTGGGGTCCTGGCTCCAGCGCCTGGGCGGAGGAGAGacacttttctcctccttttcctctttgttgcAGCTGTAGCGTccaggagggggaagagagcaGCTTTCCCAGGGCAAGGCCACGGAGAGGGGGCAAGCGCCAGCTGAGGGGCTCCGCTCTCGCTGCGCTGATGTGGGAAGGCTCGGGGGCAGCCCGGGCAGCAGGGTGGTCCCCGGCAGCGGGGTAGTACGGCAcggccagggatgctgcagccccagACAGCCgtgccccagccagccagccggGCGTGGAGCAGAGCCgtcagcagcagggatgctgccaaGGGCTGGGCCGCGCCACAGCACCGCGCTCCCCAAGCTGCCGCCCCGCCACGCACTGCCCGGATGCACCAACCCCACCCCACGCACGGCTCACAGCTCGCCCGCTGCCCTCCAGCTGACACCCCAACAGTCCCCTGCTGGCACCCCTGCGCACACCCATAGCCGGGCACGCCGTCGGTGTGGCAGCTCCCACCCCAAACAGGCCCCAAGCGCACACGCAGAGTTACTGCCTCCCGCACACGCCGCAGACCCCGTCCCCAGCTTCCTGGCCCCACCACCCCCGTGAGCTGTCCCGCGGTGTGGCACGTCAGTGGGCAGCAGGACGGTGTGTGGCACAGCCGGCGATGGGGATGCTGCGGCAGGTGCAGCCAGCAGTCGGGCCTTGCTGTGGGGAGCGGACGGAAGGGcaaaggggaaagaagggaggaacAGTCTCTCGCCGACCCCCCGCACCCACTCCCTGCCAAGCACTGCAAGCCCGTTTCCCAGCCCTCGTCGCTGAGCTCCCCAGAGCCGTTATCCTTCTCTGCCCCCTTCCAGCCCCTCCACGGCAGACGAGATGAAGcagctcttcctcttcctcctcggGCTCATCACCAGCTCCTTGCAGATCGAAGACAACAAGATCCCTGGGCTGTGCTCGGGGCAGCCAGGCATCCCAGGGACCCCAGGCCTGCACGGGGGCCAGGGTCTGCCAGGCAGGGACGGACGAGACGGCCGGGACGGGGCGATGGGGATGCCAGGGGAGAAGGGCGAGATGGGCCCTCCTGGTAAGAAAGGAGACATcccggccggggagggggaccggacctgccctgccctgccctgcctgtgggGAGTGCCCTCACGCCAGGGGGTGagccctgggtgctggcacAGTCCCGCATTGCCAAACCAAGAGCAAATCCTGCAAAAGTGCCCCTTTCATGCCGCCACCATTCCTCCTGTCCTGCCTGCGGTGACCCTGTGCTCCTGCAACAGGAAGGAGCTCCCCATCACTGGCAAAGCTGCATTTCTTCCCATCCCCACTGCCATCCCTCTCTTCCAGTCCCCGCTTTAGGAGGGCCCACCAAGCTGTCCCTGGAATACAGCTGCATCGTCCCCACCCTGGCTCCTGGGCTAGGGTTTCTCCCAGCCTGGGGGGGTTTCTCCGACTCTCTGTTGCCACTGTGCCCGCTTATCAGGTGCCCCTAGCCCTTCCCACTCGTGCTgcttccccaggcagagcaCTGGCCACAATGAGTATTCGCCACCCACATCCCGTGGGAGGCTTGGAACCCTGGCGGGACCTGGGGCTGGGAAGGCGGGCTGGGGGAGCTCGGATGGCGAGGGAtcgtgctgctggtggtggcttAGAGGTAACCCTgtccccctcctgcctgccccaggagCACCTGGTCCCCGCGGGGAGGTGGGCAGCCCCGGCGTGGATGGCATGCACGGCGAGAAGGGGGCGCAGGGCGAGTGCGCGGTGGCCCCCCGCTCAGCCTTCAGCGCCAAGCGCTCTGAGTCACGCAGCCCGCCGCTGGCTGACCAGCCCATCCGCTTCGACGTGGTGCTCATCAACGAGCAGGGCCACTACGACCCCACCACGGGCAAGTTCACCTGCGAGGTGCCTGGCCTCTACTACTTCGCTGTCCATGCCACCGTCTACCGTGCCAGCCTCCAGTTTGACATCATGAAGAACGGCCAGTCCATCGCCTCCTTCTTCCAGTACTACGGGAACTGGCCCAAGCCCACCTCGCTCTCGGGGGGGGCCCTGGTCCGCCTGGAGCCCGAGGACGAGGTGTGGGTGCAGGTGGGCGTGGGGGACTACATCGGCTTCTACGCCAGCGTCAAGACGGACAGCACCTTCACCGGCTTCCTTGTCTACTCCTACTGGCATAACTCTGCCGTCTTTGCCTGAGCCTGCCCCGGGCTGCGGCCGGGCTCAGGGCGCGTACCCCTTCCCAGCCACCGGCGCCCCAGGGAAGGGCGGTGCGGGGGTCCGGCCGCGTGGGAGCGGGGACCCCGGCACCCCGCCCCGGTCCGCTGCTGCCGCCCAGCGCAGGGCGGGAACGGGGCCCCTCTGCCGCCCCGGGGGTGGCGGGGAGCGTCCCTTCAGCAGCGCCGTACAAGAGCTAACGATTACCCCGGGCACCCGGCTCCGGGGCAAGACGCCCGCGCCAGGGAGCCGCAATAACCTGGCTGCCGCATGTTACTCGCCATAGCCGCCTCGGCACGCAGCACGGCCCCACGGGCACGGCGCCCCGGCCCGTGCTGCCAGCTTCTCCCCACGCGCAGGGCGAGCCCGGGCTGCCTGGCCGCTGGCACGGCGAGGGGCCCGGCCGGCCGCGGTCCTGGCGTGCCCCTGGGCTAGCAGTcacccccgctccccgccctcCGGCCGCCCCGGcgccttcccttcctcctgcacCCTCAATAAAGGGCTCCTCAGCCACGCGTGTGCCTGCTGCGTGTGCGCCCGTGCCTGCGTGCCAGGGCCTGCCGGCTCCTCGGGTGCCGCCCCGGGCTCGCTGGGGTGCTGGCCCCCCTCTGGGGAGGCTGCTCCCGGCGACCAGGGCTGCGCGGGTGCAGAGGGCCCGCGggagcagcgggggggggggccggcaGGGCTGCGGCGTCCTGCCTCGGGGGGGAGTCCCGGGGCCGGGGGACGGGAG is a genomic window containing:
- the C1QTNF5 gene encoding complement C1q tumor necrosis factor-related protein 5: MKQLFLFLLGLITSSLQIEDNKIPGLCSGQPGIPGTPGLHGGQGLPGRDGRDGRDGAMGMPGEKGEMGPPGAPGPRGEVGSPGVDGMHGEKGAQGECAVAPRSAFSAKRSESRSPPLADQPIRFDVVLINEQGHYDPTTGKFTCEVPGLYYFAVHATVYRASLQFDIMKNGQSIASFFQYYGNWPKPTSLSGGALVRLEPEDEVWVQVGVGDYIGFYASVKTDSTFTGFLVYSYWHNSAVFA